Proteins found in one Coffea eugenioides isolate CCC68of chromosome 5, Ceug_1.0, whole genome shotgun sequence genomic segment:
- the LOC113770156 gene encoding V-type proton ATPase subunit D, with protein sequence MSGQSQRLNVVPTVTMLGVVKARLVGATRGHALLKKKSDALTVQFRQILKKIVSAKESMGEILKSSYFSLTEAKYVAGDNIKHVVLENVQNASLKVRSHQENIAGVKLPKFEYFTDGETKNDLTGLARGGQQVQACRTAYVKAIEVLVELASLQTSFLTLDEAIKTTNRRVNALENVVKPRLENTISYIKGELDELEREDFFRLKKIQGYKKKEIDRQVAAAKAFAEEKVAADIALKKGFPLNSAHDLLTQASKKDEDIIF encoded by the coding sequence ATGTCTGGGCAATCACAGCGCTTGAATGTTGTTCCTACTGTTACAATGCTTGGAGTTGTGAAAGCTCGCCTTGTGGGTGCAACGAGAGGTCATGCTTTGCTCAAGAAGAAAAGTGATGCTTTGACTGTGCAATTTCGACAGATTCTCAAGAAGATTGTGTCTGCCAAGGAGTCAAtgggtgaaattttgaaaagttccTATTTTTCTCTGACAGAAGCTAAATATGTGGCTGGTGACAACATCAAACATGTTGTCCTTGAAAATGTTCAGAATGCATCACTTAAAGTGCGATCGCACCAAGAAAATATTGCCGGTGTGAAGCTCCCTAAATTTGAATATTTCACtgatggagagacaaaaaatgACCTGACTGGGTTAGCAAGAGGTGGACAACAGGTGCAGGCTTGCCGAACTGCTTATGTTAAAGCAATTGAGGTGCTTGTTGAGCTTGCATCTCTTCAGACTTCATTTTTGACTCTGGATGAGGCAATTAAAACTACAAATCGCAGGGTCAATGCACTTGAGAATGTTGTGAAGCCTCGGTTGGAGAACACAATAAGTTACATTAAGGGAGAACTGGATGAATTGGAAAGAGAGGATTTCTTCAGGCTGAAGAAGATACAAGGTtacaagaaaaaagagattGACAGACAGGTTGCTGCTGCGAAGGCCTTTGCTGAGGAAAAAGTTGCTGCGGACATTGCTTTGAAGAAAGGTTTTCCACTTAATTCAGCCCACGACTTGTTAACCCAAGCTTCAAAGAAAGACGAGGATATCATTTTCTGA
- the LOC113770466 gene encoding citrate synthase, glyoxysomal: MENLDSSVVARSRLAVLSAHLSASASHDHSDAVPCSILERSCVSAQSVPPPPNVKGALTIIDERTGKKYQVQVSEEGTIKATDLKKITAGPIDKGLKLYDPGYLNTAPVRSSICYIDGDAGILRYRGFPIEELAEGSSFVEVAYLLMYGNLPSESQLADWEFAISQHSAVPQGILDIIQAMPHDAHPMGVLVSAMSALSVFHPDANPALRGQDLYKSKQVRDKQIVRILGKAPTIAAAAYLRMAGRPPVLPSNNLSYSENFLYMLDSLGNRLYKPNPRLARVLDILFILHAEHEMNCSTAAARHLASSGVDVYTALAGAVGALYGPLHGGANEAVLKMLSEIGTVDKIPEFIEGVKNRRRKMSGFGHRVYKNYDPRAKVIKKLAEEVFSIVGRDPLIEVAIALEKAALSDEYFVKRKLYPNVDFYSGLIYRAMGFPTEFFPVLFAIPRMAGYLSHWRESLDDPDTKIMRPSQVYTGVWLRHYMPLKERMIAKEVDRLGQVSVSNATRRRLAGSGA; encoded by the exons atggaGAATTTGGATTCTTCGGTAGTGGCTCGTAGCCGTTTAGCGGTGCTCTCAGCTCACCTCTCAGCTTCAGCTTCGCATGATCATTCCGACGCCGTTCCGTGCTCAATTCTAGAACGTTCCTGCGTCTCCGCTCAATCCGTCCCGCCTCCGCCCAACGTTAAGGGTGCGTTGACGATCATCGATGAACGGACCGGTAAAAAGTATCAGGTCCAGGTCTCTGAAGAAGGCACTATTAAAGCCACCGATCTCAAAAAg ATAACTGCAGGACCAATTGACAAGGGGCTCAAACTTTATGATCCAGGCTACCTGAACACAGCTCCTGTTCGCTCATCAATTTGCTACATTGATGGAGATGCAGGGATTCTTAGATACAGAGGCTTCCCAATTGAGGAGCTGGCTGAAGGAAGTTCCTTTGTCGAAGTGGCTTACCTCTTGA TGTATGGCAATCTACCATCTGAAAGTCAGTTGGCAGATTGGGAGTTTGCTATTTCACAACATTCAGCTGTCCCACAGGGTATTTTG gaTATCATACAGGCAATGCCTCATGATGCTCATCCAATGGGTGTGCTCGTCAGTGCCATGAGTGCTCTCTCTGTCTTTCATCCTGATGCCAATCCTGCTCTTAGA GGCCAAGACTTATACAAGTCCAAGCAAGTTAGAGATAAACAAATAGTCCGCATACTTGGGAAG GCACCTACAATTGCAGCAGCAGCCTATTTAAGAATGGCGGGAAGGCCACCTGTTCTTCCATCAAACAATCTTTCTTACTCGGAGAACTTCCTATACATGCTTGATTCATT AGGTAATAGGTTGTATAAGCCCAATCCTCGTCTTGCTCGTGTTCTCGATATCCTTTTTATATTACATGCAGAACATGAAATGAATTGTTCCACAGCAGCTGCTCGACATCTGGCTTCAAG TGGTGTTGATGTATACACTGCTCTTGCCGGAGCAGTGGGAGCACTGTATGGTCCTCTTCATGGTGGAGCCAATGAG GCTGTGCTTAAGATGCTGAGTGAGATTGGAACAGTTGACAAAATCCCGGAATTCATCGAGGGTGTGAAGAACAG GAGGCGCAAGATGTCTGGTTTTGGACACCGTGTATACAAGAATTATGATCCCAGGGCTAAGGTCATAAAGAAGCTGGCAGAAGAAGTATTTTCAATTGTTGGCCGGGATCCTCTCATTGAG GTTGCAATTGCTTTGGAGAAAGCTGCCCTTTCAGATGAGTACTTTGTTAAGCGAAAGTTGTATCCTAATGTTGACTTTTACTCTGGGCTAATATATAG GGCAATGGGTTTCCCCACGGAGTTCTTTCCTGTTTTATTTGCCATTCCTAGAATGGCTGGGTATTTATCTCATTGGCGAGAGTCTCTAGATGATCCTGACACAAAAATAATGAGACCTTCACAG GTCTATACTGGTGTCTGGTTGCGGCACTATATGCCACTGAAAGAGCGGATGATTGCAAAGGAGGTGGATAGACTTGGCCAAGTTTctgtttccaacgccaccagaAGGCGTTTGGCTGGTTCTGGAGCCTAA
- the LOC113770835 gene encoding ubiquinone biosynthesis O-methyltransferase, mitochondrial: MASKLLLSQLRNITRPTHHRLINPNFIFLLKNQTLIHSRPYSDAPQPPPVGSKPSPTNADSAPTHKKISSSLNQAELAKFSAIAETWWDAEGPFKPLHVMNPTRLAFIRSTLCRHFGKDPYSAKPFEGLKFVDVGCGGGILSEPLARMGATVTGIDAVEKNINIARLHADLDPGTSSIEYLCTTAEKLVEEQRKFDAVLALEVIEHVAEPAEFCKSLSALAVSGGANVISTINRSMRAYATAIVVAEYLLHWLPKGTHEWSSFLTPEELVLILQRASISVQEMAGFVYNPLTGKWSLSDDISVNFIAYGTKNIE; encoded by the exons ATGGCTTCAAAACTTCTACTGAGTCAACTCAGAAACATCACCAGACCAACTCACCACCGACTcataaaccctaatttcatctTTCTACTGAAAAATCAAACGCTCATCCACTCCAGGCCATATTCAGATGCTCCGCAACCACCTCCAGTCGGTTCCAAGCCTTCACCGACTAACGCCGATAGTGCTCCTACACACAAGAAAATTTCGAGCTCCTTAAATCAAGCTGAACTTGCTAAATTCTCCGCCATTGCAGAAACCTG GTGGGATGCTGAAGGGCCGTTTAAGCCATTGCATGTGATGAACCCTACAAGACTTGCCTTTATAAGGTCCACATTATGTCGCCATTTCGg GAAGGACCCATATAGTGCTAAGCCTTTTGAAGGACTGAAATTTGTGGATGTTGGTTGTGGAGGGGGTATTCTGTCTGAG CCTTTGGCTCGAATGGGTGCTACTGTGACTGGAATTGATGCTGTGGAGAAGAATATCAATATTGCTCGACTTCATGCA GATTTGGATCCAGGGACTTCATCGATTGAGTATCTTTGCACAACAGCTG AAAAGTTGGTGGAAGAGCAGAGGAAATTTGATGCTGTATTGGCTTTAGAG GTTATTGAGCACGTAGCAGAACCTGCTGAATTCTGCAAGTCATTGTCAGCACTGGCTGTTTCTGGTGGGGCTAATGTGATTTCAACAATTAATCGTTCCATGAGAGCATATGCAACTGCCATTGTTGTTGCCGAGTATCTCTTACATTGG CTACCCAAGGGCACACACGAGTGGTCAAGCTTCCTTACCCCTGAAGAACTTGTTCTAATTCTTCAACGGGCCTCCATCTCT GTTCAAGAGATGGCAGGGTTTGTGTATAACCCTTTGACAGGAAAATGGTCTCTATCTGATGATATCAGTGTAAATTTCATCGCTTACGGCACAAAAAACATTGAATGA